From a region of the Pseudooceanicola aestuarii genome:
- a CDS encoding ABC transporter substrate-binding protein: MKKVLLAGVATAALTGAAFAESHSEEVKIGVILGYTGPIESLTPQMADSAELAMKEVNDSGKFLDGKMLASVRADSTCIDSAAATAAAERLVTTDGVVAIMGADCSGVTGAVLSNVAVPNGVPMVSPSATSPALSTAEDNGLFFRTSPSDARQGDVLAAILADKDISEVAVTYTNNDYGKGLADAFASSFGGTITLSAPHEDGKADYAAEIGALASAGGEVLVVLGYADQGGKGMIQGALDSGAFDTFVMGDGMFADSLTADLGADMEGSFGTVPWSEGEGTEAFTKLAADAGVNGESSFTRESYDAAALIALAMMAGGEATSEAVAANMLDVANAPGEKILPGQLGRALEILAEGGDVDYVGATNVELIGPGEAAGTYREYEIKDGDYSTVTFR, encoded by the coding sequence ATGAAAAAAGTATTGCTGGCAGGTGTTGCCACCGCCGCCCTTACCGGCGCCGCATTCGCGGAAAGCCATTCCGAAGAGGTCAAGATCGGGGTTATCCTGGGCTATACCGGCCCGATTGAATCGCTGACCCCGCAGATGGCCGACAGCGCCGAGCTGGCGATGAAGGAAGTCAACGACAGCGGCAAGTTCCTGGACGGCAAGATGCTGGCTTCGGTCCGTGCGGACAGCACCTGCATCGACAGCGCCGCCGCGACGGCCGCCGCCGAACGTCTTGTCACCACCGATGGCGTGGTCGCGATCATGGGCGCCGATTGCTCCGGCGTGACGGGCGCCGTGCTGTCCAACGTGGCCGTGCCGAACGGCGTGCCGATGGTGTCGCCCTCCGCGACATCCCCCGCGCTGTCCACGGCGGAGGACAACGGCCTGTTCTTCCGCACCTCGCCCTCCGACGCGCGTCAAGGCGATGTTCTGGCGGCCATTCTGGCGGACAAGGATATCTCCGAAGTCGCCGTGACCTACACCAACAACGATTACGGCAAGGGTCTGGCCGATGCCTTCGCCTCCTCCTTTGGCGGGACCATCACGCTGTCTGCCCCGCATGAGGACGGCAAGGCCGATTACGCGGCTGAAATCGGTGCGCTTGCCTCGGCCGGGGGCGAAGTTCTGGTGGTGCTGGGCTATGCCGATCAGGGCGGCAAGGGCATGATCCAGGGCGCGCTGGACAGCGGCGCCTTCGATACCTTTGTCATGGGTGACGGCATGTTCGCCGACAGCCTGACCGCCGATCTGGGCGCCGACATGGAAGGGTCGTTCGGCACCGTGCCCTGGTCCGAAGGCGAAGGTACCGAGGCCTTCACCAAGCTGGCGGCAGATGCGGGCGTGAACGGCGAGAGCTCCTTTACCCGCGAAAGCTATGACGCGGCGGCCCTGATCGCGCTGGCGATGATGGCCGGCGGAGAGGCGACCTCCGAAGCCGTGGCCGCCAACATGCTGGACGTGGCCAATGCGCCCGGCGAAAAGATCCTGCCGGGCCAACTGGGCCGCGCGCTGGAGATCCTGGCCGAAGGCGGTGACGTCGATTACGTCGGCGCCACCAACGTCGAGCTGATCGGCCCGGGCGAAGCCGCAGGCACCTACCGCGAATACGAGATCAAGGACGGCGATTACAGCACCGTCACCTTCCGCTGA
- a CDS encoding GlxA family transcriptional regulator, which produces MPHSPSSAPPLPDDPRPGTGSDLRGADAARPRHFAFVLLNNFSLLSFSSALECLRIANRMAGYALYTWELQSLDGETVTCSGGTVFAVSGTIREQARDDTILLCSGIAVQDETDRRLLSWLRREARRGLTLGGLCTASYALAKAGLLDGKRATIHWENQDSFAEDFPDVTLTKSVFVVDGNRLSTAGGTSSIDLMLKLIADHHGEDLANAVADQLIYSSIRTDQDTQRLSVPTRIGVRHPKLSQVVHMMEANIEEPISPAILARDVGMSTRQLERLFRRYLNRSPKRYYMELRLQKARNLLMQTDMSVINVALACGFASPSHFSKCYRAQYHTTPYRERGSQSTRLSI; this is translated from the coding sequence ATGCCGCATTCTCCCTCCTCGGCCCCGCCCCTGCCCGACGATCCGCGCCCCGGCACCGGATCGGACTTGCGCGGCGCCGATGCGGCGCGGCCCCGGCATTTCGCCTTCGTGCTGCTGAACAACTTTTCCCTGCTGTCGTTTTCCTCCGCCCTGGAATGCCTGCGGATCGCCAACCGGATGGCGGGCTATGCGCTCTACACCTGGGAACTGCAAAGCCTGGACGGAGAGACGGTCACCTGTTCCGGCGGCACCGTCTTTGCCGTCAGCGGGACGATCCGCGAACAGGCCCGTGACGATACGATCCTGCTGTGTTCGGGCATCGCCGTACAGGATGAGACGGATCGCCGGCTGCTCAGCTGGTTGCGGCGGGAGGCGCGGCGCGGGCTGACACTGGGCGGGCTGTGCACGGCGTCCTATGCGCTGGCCAAGGCCGGACTGCTGGACGGCAAGCGCGCCACGATCCACTGGGAAAATCAGGACAGTTTCGCCGAGGATTTTCCAGACGTGACGCTGACGAAATCGGTCTTCGTGGTGGATGGCAACCGCCTGTCGACCGCCGGCGGCACCTCCTCCATCGACCTCATGCTGAAGCTGATCGCCGATCACCACGGCGAGGATCTGGCCAACGCCGTGGCCGACCAGCTGATCTATTCCTCCATCCGCACCGATCAGGACACGCAACGTCTGTCCGTCCCCACCCGCATCGGCGTCCGCCATCCCAAGCTGAGCCAGGTGGTGCACATGATGGAAGCCAATATCGAGGAACCGATCAGCCCCGCCATTCTGGCCCGCGATGTCGGCATGTCCACGCGGCAGCTGGAACGCCTGTTCCGCCGCTATCTGAACCGGTCGCCCAAGCGGTATTACATGGAACTGCGCCTGCAAAAGGCGCGCAACCTGCTGATGCAGACCGACATGTCGGTGATCAACGTGGCGCTGGCCTGCGGCTTTGCCTCGCCGTCGCATTTCTCCAAATGCTACCGCGCGCAATACCACACGACCCCCTATCGCGAACGTGGCAGCCAGTCGACGCGCCTGTCGATCTGA
- a CDS encoding class II 3-deoxy-7-phosphoheptulonate synthase, which produces MGTWSKSDWRNKPRVQMPEYQDAEALGRVEAQLSKYPPLVFAGEARRLKDQLGAASRGEAFLLQGGDCAESFEQFSADAIRDTFKVMLQMAMVLTFGAKVPVVKVGRMAGQFAKPRSAPMEAVNGVELPSYRGDIINELDFSEAARSPNPDKMLQAYMQSAATLNLLRAFSTGGYADVNEVHRWTLGFTETDEAERFRDMANRISDTLDFIRAAGVTSDRQHALRQVDFYTSHESLLLEYEEALTRIDSTTGKWLAGSGHMIWIGDRTRQPDGAHVEFARGVQNPIGLKCGPSMTSEDLKILMAKLNPDNEAGRLTLIARFGAGKVGEHLPRLIRTVREAGANVLWVCDPMHGNTIKSDSGYKTRPFDAVLREVQEFFAIHRAEGTIPGGVHFEMTGLDVTECVGGVKAVTYEDLSDRYHTACDPRLNASQSLELAFLVAEELTALRETRLAAAG; this is translated from the coding sequence ATGGGCACGTGGTCCAAGTCCGATTGGCGCAACAAGCCGCGGGTGCAGATGCCCGAGTATCAGGATGCCGAGGCGCTCGGCCGGGTCGAGGCCCAGCTTTCCAAGTATCCGCCGCTGGTCTTTGCCGGGGAGGCCCGGCGCCTCAAGGATCAACTGGGCGCCGCCTCGCGTGGCGAAGCCTTCCTGTTGCAGGGTGGCGATTGCGCAGAAAGCTTCGAACAATTCAGCGCCGATGCGATCCGCGACACCTTCAAGGTGATGTTGCAGATGGCCATGGTCCTGACCTTCGGGGCCAAGGTTCCGGTGGTGAAGGTCGGGCGCATGGCCGGTCAGTTCGCCAAGCCGCGCTCCGCCCCGATGGAGGCCGTCAATGGTGTGGAGCTGCCCTCCTACCGCGGTGACATCATCAACGAACTCGACTTCTCCGAAGCCGCGCGGTCGCCCAATCCCGACAAGATGTTGCAGGCCTACATGCAATCGGCGGCAACGCTGAACCTGCTGCGCGCCTTCTCGACCGGCGGCTATGCCGATGTGAACGAGGTCCATCGCTGGACCCTCGGCTTTACCGAGACGGACGAGGCAGAGCGGTTCCGCGACATGGCCAACCGGATCTCCGACACGCTGGATTTCATCCGTGCCGCCGGCGTCACCTCCGACCGTCAGCACGCGCTGCGGCAGGTGGATTTCTACACCAGCCACGAGTCGCTGCTGCTGGAATACGAAGAGGCGTTGACCCGCATCGACAGCACCACCGGCAAATGGCTTGCGGGCTCGGGTCACATGATCTGGATCGGCGACCGCACCCGCCAACCCGACGGTGCCCATGTGGAATTCGCGCGGGGCGTTCAGAACCCGATCGGCCTGAAATGCGGTCCTTCCATGACGTCTGAGGATCTGAAGATCCTGATGGCCAAGCTGAACCCCGACAACGAGGCCGGGCGGCTGACGCTGATCGCGCGGTTCGGCGCGGGCAAGGTGGGCGAACATCTGCCGCGCCTGATCCGCACCGTGCGGGAGGCCGGCGCCAATGTGCTGTGGGTCTGCGACCCGATGCACGGCAACACGATCAAGTCCGACAGCGGCTACAAGACCCGGCCCTTCGATGCGGTGCTGCGCGAGGTTCAGGAGTTCTTTGCCATACATCGCGCCGAAGGCACGATCCCTGGTGGCGTGCATTTCGAGATGACGGGCCTGGACGTGACCGAATGCGTCGGCGGCGTGAAGGCCGTCACCTACGAGGATCTGTCGGATCGGTATCACACGGCCTGCGACCCGCGTCTGAACGCCTCGCAATCGCTGGAACTGGCGTTCCTTGTGGCCGAGGAACTGACCGCCCTGCGCGAAACCCGCCTCGCCGCCGCGGGCTGA
- a CDS encoding PAS domain-containing protein produces MLNMLDAYWEALRGEALIPARAEIDPRGIETALPHAFILEQIAPGLARFRIAGSHLIALMGMDLRGMPASALMVPPARDGLAVVLRQVFEGPSKARLTLQGPDSMNGAALAARMILLPLRDEADACSRVLGCIATAGPIGKAPLRFNVLAHEVTQLVAGPRSRPLRPSRPMPGLAERQTPFAPRGRDRHDESDTARLRPGPRPYLRVVDSETE; encoded by the coding sequence ATGCTGAACATGCTTGACGCCTATTGGGAGGCGTTGCGCGGCGAGGCGTTGATCCCGGCCCGCGCCGAGATCGATCCGCGCGGCATAGAAACCGCCCTGCCCCATGCCTTCATCCTTGAACAGATCGCCCCCGGCCTGGCCCGGTTCCGAATCGCGGGTTCGCACCTGATCGCGCTGATGGGGATGGACCTGCGCGGCATGCCGGCCTCCGCGCTGATGGTCCCGCCCGCACGGGACGGGCTGGCCGTGGTTCTGCGCCAGGTCTTCGAAGGCCCGTCCAAGGCCCGGTTGACCCTTCAAGGACCGGATTCCATGAATGGCGCGGCGCTGGCGGCGCGCATGATCCTTCTGCCGCTGCGCGACGAGGCCGATGCCTGTAGCCGTGTTCTGGGCTGCATCGCGACAGCAGGCCCGATCGGCAAGGCGCCACTCCGGTTCAACGTTCTGGCGCATGAGGTCACGCAGTTGGTAGCGGGGCCGAGGTCCAGGCCGCTGCGTCCCTCCCGGCCCATGCCTGGACTGGCGGAGCGGCAGACTCCCTTTGCACCGCGCGGCAGAGATCGGCACGACGAAAGTGACACCGCCCGCCTGCGCCCCGGCCCGCGCCCCTACCTGCGCGTTGTCGACAGCGAGACGGAGTAG
- a CDS encoding YicC/YloC family endoribonuclease, protein MTRSMTAFASGTGSREGYSWSWDVRSVNARGLDLRVRVPDWLSGLETALRQKLSGALARGNVTLNLRINREDQGSSLRINAAQLRAVLTLMQQVEAQAQIQGIALQPARATDILHQRGVLEQAGAEGDANSQLAAALAADFDAVLAEFLAMRIAEGTALSAVLAEQLDRIETLTRDASRIVRARADRIAAHHRAALDRVADSLGPVEPERIAQELAMLAIKADVSEELDRLHAHIGAARDLLAQEAPVGRRLDFLTQEFNREANTLCAKAQDTDLTALGLELKAVIDQLREQVQNIE, encoded by the coding sequence ATGACCCGATCCATGACCGCCTTCGCCTCGGGCACCGGCAGCCGCGAGGGTTACAGCTGGTCCTGGGACGTGCGCAGCGTCAATGCCCGTGGGCTGGACCTGCGGGTGCGGGTGCCGGACTGGCTGTCGGGGCTGGAAACGGCGTTGCGGCAGAAACTCTCCGGCGCGCTGGCGCGGGGCAACGTGACCCTGAACCTGCGTATCAACCGCGAGGACCAGGGCAGCAGCTTGCGGATAAACGCCGCCCAGCTGCGCGCGGTTCTGACCCTGATGCAGCAGGTTGAGGCCCAGGCCCAAATCCAGGGCATCGCCCTGCAACCGGCGCGCGCCACCGACATCCTGCACCAGCGCGGCGTTCTGGAACAGGCCGGGGCGGAGGGCGACGCCAACAGCCAGCTGGCCGCCGCTCTGGCGGCGGATTTCGACGCGGTGCTGGCGGAATTCCTGGCCATGCGCATCGCCGAGGGCACCGCCCTGTCGGCCGTGCTGGCCGAGCAGCTCGACCGGATCGAGACCCTGACGCGGGACGCCTCGCGGATCGTGCGCGCCCGTGCCGACCGCATCGCCGCCCACCACCGCGCTGCGCTGGACCGCGTGGCCGACAGCCTTGGCCCGGTAGAGCCGGAGCGCATCGCCCAGGAACTGGCGATGCTGGCAATCAAGGCCGACGTGTCGGAAGAGCTGGACCGCCTGCATGCCCATATCGGTGCCGCCCGCGACCTGCTGGCGCAGGAGGCCCCGGTGGGCCGTCGGCTGGATTTCCTGACCCAGGAATTCAACCGCGAGGCCAACACCCTGTGCGCCAAGGCTCAGGACACCGACCTGACCGCCCTCGGGCTCGAGCTGAAGGCGGTGATCGACCAGCTGCGCGAGCAGGTGCAGAATATCGAATGA
- the gmk gene encoding guanylate kinase, which translates to MTQRRGLLIILSSPSGAGKSTLARRLLDWDSDIRFSVSATTRPPRPGEENGVHYYFHSDTEFQQMVAGGDMLEHALVFGNRYGSPRGPVEQAIDAGQDLLFDIDWQGGQQVRNSALGKHVLSIFILPPSMAELERRLRARAQDADEVIASRMQKSRDEISHWPEYDYVLVNDDLDETETRLRIIIKAERMRLSQQPGIMAVVQDLNTQFEERG; encoded by the coding sequence ATGACGCAGCGCCGCGGTCTTCTGATCATTCTGTCTTCGCCCTCGGGGGCGGGAAAATCCACCCTGGCCCGGCGCTTGTTGGACTGGGACAGCGACATCCGCTTTTCCGTATCCGCCACGACCCGCCCGCCGCGCCCAGGCGAAGAGAACGGCGTGCATTATTATTTCCACTCCGACACGGAGTTTCAGCAAATGGTGGCCGGCGGGGACATGCTGGAACACGCGCTGGTCTTCGGCAACCGCTACGGCAGCCCGCGCGGGCCGGTGGAACAGGCCATCGACGCCGGGCAGGATCTGCTGTTCGACATCGATTGGCAGGGCGGTCAGCAGGTGCGCAATTCCGCCCTGGGCAAACATGTGCTGTCGATCTTCATCCTGCCCCCCTCCATGGCGGAACTTGAACGGCGCCTGCGCGCCCGCGCCCAGGACGCCGACGAGGTGATTGCCAGCCGGATGCAGAAAAGCCGCGATGAAATCAGCCATTGGCCGGAATATGATTACGTCCTGGTGAACGACGATCTGGACGAGACGGAAACCCGTCTGCGCATCATCATCAAGGCAGAGCGGATGCGCCTGTCGCAGCAGCCCGGCATCATGGCCGTGGTGCAGGATCTCAACACACAGTTCGAGGAACGTGGATGA
- a CDS encoding gamma carbonic anhydrase family protein, which produces MTLYALNDARPETPEDGDFWIAPDANVIGRVVLESGSSVWFGATLRGDNEVIRIGAGSNVQENCVLHTDMGFPLTVGRNCTIGHKAMLHGCTIGDNTLIGMGATVLNGARIGRNCLIGAGALVTEGKEIPDGSMVLGAPGRVARDLNAAAIAKIEASALGYQRNMRRFRDGLAPLD; this is translated from the coding sequence ATGACCCTATACGCCCTGAACGATGCCCGCCCCGAAACTCCCGAGGACGGCGATTTCTGGATCGCCCCCGATGCCAATGTGATTGGCCGTGTCGTGCTGGAATCCGGCAGCTCCGTCTGGTTCGGCGCCACCTTGCGGGGCGACAACGAGGTGATCCGCATCGGCGCGGGCAGCAATGTGCAGGAAAACTGCGTGCTGCACACTGACATGGGCTTCCCCCTGACGGTGGGGCGCAATTGCACCATCGGTCACAAGGCGATGCTGCACGGCTGCACCATCGGGGACAACACGCTGATCGGCATGGGCGCCACGGTGCTGAACGGCGCCAGGATCGGGCGCAACTGCCTGATCGGGGCAGGGGCGCTGGTGACGGAAGGCAAGGAGATCCCCGACGGCTCCATGGTGCTGGGCGCGCCGGGCCGGGTGGCACGCGACCTGAATGCGGCCGCGATCGCGAAGATCGAGGCCTCGGCCCTGGGCTACCAGCGCAATATGCGCCGGTTTCGCGACGGGCTGGCGCCGCTGGACTGA
- a CDS encoding sensor histidine kinase, whose translation MTGDSLTALLRAIPLPSLLVGRGERIIAANNLALELLGPGITGRHFITAIRQPAVLDAVEASLGDKQTRETRMLTTRGGQDHNFDVTCTYVETSFGSGVLTCFEDITHVEKAEKMRRDFVANVSHELRTPLTALLGFIETLQGPARNDPDAQQRFLHIMANEAGRMERLVKDLLSLSRVESEERMRPAERVEMGALVRSVRSTLAPLATEAAIDLRILGDDQPLHVQGDADQLRQVLTNLVENGIKYGGSGGEVAITLEAQAMARQLKGPAVILTVADKGQGIDEVHLPRLTERFYRVDSHRSREMGGTGLGLAIVKHIVNRHRGRLRIDSEAGQGTRITVILPAS comes from the coding sequence ATGACAGGCGATTCCCTGACCGCGCTTCTGCGCGCCATTCCGCTGCCGTCCCTGTTGGTGGGGCGGGGCGAACGCATCATCGCCGCCAACAACCTGGCGCTGGAACTGCTGGGGCCGGGCATCACCGGGCGCCACTTCATCACCGCGATTCGCCAACCCGCCGTTCTGGACGCGGTGGAGGCCTCGCTTGGTGACAAGCAGACCCGCGAAACCCGGATGCTGACCACGCGCGGCGGGCAGGACCACAATTTCGATGTGACCTGCACCTATGTCGAAACCTCCTTTGGCAGCGGCGTTCTGACCTGTTTCGAGGACATCACCCATGTCGAGAAGGCAGAGAAGATGCGCCGCGATTTCGTGGCCAATGTCAGCCATGAACTGCGCACCCCGCTGACCGCGCTGCTGGGGTTCATCGAAACGCTTCAGGGTCCGGCCCGCAACGATCCGGATGCGCAGCAGCGGTTCCTGCACATCATGGCCAACGAGGCCGGGCGCATGGAGCGGCTGGTCAAGGATCTGCTGTCGTTGAGCCGGGTCGAAAGCGAGGAGCGGATGCGTCCGGCCGAACGGGTGGAGATGGGGGCGCTGGTGCGGTCCGTGCGCTCTACCCTGGCGCCGCTGGCGACCGAGGCCGCGATCGACCTGCGAATTCTGGGCGATGATCAGCCGCTGCATGTGCAGGGCGATGCAGACCAGCTGCGCCAGGTGCTGACCAATCTGGTCGAGAACGGCATCAAGTACGGCGGCAGCGGCGGCGAAGTCGCGATCACGCTGGAGGCACAGGCGATGGCCCGGCAGCTGAAAGGCCCGGCGGTGATCCTGACTGTCGCGGACAAGGGACAGGGCATCGACGAGGTGCACCTGCCGCGGCTGACGGAACGGTTCTACCGGGTGGACAGTCACCGCTCCCGCGAGATGGGAGGGACCGGACTGGGGCTGGCCATCGTGAAGCATATCGTCAATCGGCACCGGGGCCGGCTGCGCATCGACAGTGAGGCAGGGCAGGGCACGCGCATCACCGTCATCCTGCCCGCCAGCTGA
- a CDS encoding substrate-binding domain-containing protein: protein MSFMKLTASAVAIAAVSASAAAARDQVQVAGSSTVLPYASIVAEAFGENFDFPTPVVESGGSSAGLKRFCEGVGENTIDVANASRKIREKEIKACAENGVSDIIEVRIGYDGIVFASQIDGPEYTAFEASDWFLALSPKVVNDAGEIVENPNMTWADVNADLPAEEIMTFIPGTKHGTREVFEEKVLLQGCEDTGAMKAFMDSGMDEDAAEGACMAVRTDGKSVDIDGDYTETLARIDSNTNGVGVFGLAFYENNTDKLKVATMGGVEPSTETIASGDYPVSRPLFFYVKKAHIGVIPGVKEYAEFFVSDDMAGPDGPLSEYGLVSDPELGATQDGVSNEDTMGSAM from the coding sequence ATGTCTTTCATGAAACTGACCGCCTCCGCTGTGGCGATCGCTGCCGTTTCCGCATCCGCCGCCGCCGCGCGCGACCAGGTGCAGGTTGCCGGCTCTTCCACCGTGCTGCCCTATGCCTCCATCGTGGCCGAGGCTTTCGGTGAAAACTTCGACTTCCCGACCCCGGTCGTGGAATCCGGTGGCTCCTCCGCCGGTCTGAAACGCTTCTGCGAAGGCGTGGGCGAAAACACCATCGATGTGGCCAACGCGTCCCGCAAGATTCGCGAAAAAGAGATCAAGGCCTGTGCCGAAAATGGCGTCTCCGACATCATCGAAGTGCGCATCGGCTATGACGGCATCGTCTTCGCCTCGCAGATCGACGGCCCGGAATACACCGCCTTCGAAGCCTCTGACTGGTTTCTGGCCCTGTCGCCGAAAGTCGTCAACGACGCCGGCGAGATCGTCGAAAACCCCAACATGACCTGGGCCGATGTCAACGCCGACCTGCCCGCCGAAGAGATCATGACCTTCATCCCCGGCACCAAGCACGGCACCCGTGAAGTGTTCGAGGAAAAGGTGCTGCTGCAAGGCTGCGAAGACACCGGCGCCATGAAGGCCTTCATGGACAGCGGCATGGACGAAGATGCGGCCGAAGGCGCCTGCATGGCGGTCCGCACCGACGGCAAGTCCGTGGACATCGATGGCGATTATACCGAGACCCTGGCCCGTATCGACAGCAACACCAACGGTGTCGGCGTCTTTGGCCTGGCGTTCTACGAGAACAACACCGACAAGCTGAAAGTGGCCACCATGGGCGGCGTCGAGCCTTCCACCGAGACCATCGCCTCCGGTGACTACCCCGTGTCGCGTCCGCTGTTCTTCTACGTGAAGAAAGCCCACATCGGCGTGATCCCGGGCGTCAAGGAATACGCCGAATTCTTCGTCTCCGACGACATGGCCGGCCCCGATGGCCCGCTGAGCGAATACGGCCTGGTCTCCGACCCCGAGCTGGGCGCCACCCAGGACGGCGTGTCCAACGAAGACACCATGGGTTCGGCGATGTGA
- the pstC gene encoding phosphate ABC transporter permease subunit PstC, whose product MSATWIFLIVLALAVVGYVLGRGRAMRSADGNSRNLHSLPSYYGFNTALFVLVPALLLLGVWLIAQPAAIQYRVADLIPAASYENSGQLNLIMSDVRRVADGLDLAVTRGALTAGAADALDAGSTDVRGTLAQVGVALGSDVDNATLNAAQRYRELNTLGSTARSVVVLLLALAGLGYALSRTNRDFRARNSVEKVVMALLIAAASIAILTTVGIVLSLVFNTIEFFRLYPADEFFFGLTWSPSFGGGSELGILPLFWGTFYISILALLVAVPIGLFAAIYLSEYASPTTRAFAKPLLEVLAGIPTIVYGLFALLTVGPMLLKAFGEQGGLGWMQGGTAVMTAGLVMGIMLIPFVSSLSDDIINSVPQSMRDGSLGLGATKSETIKQVVIPAALPGIVGAILLAASRAIGETMIVVLGAGAAARLSMNPFDAMTTVTAKIVSQLTGDADFASPEALVAFALGMTLFVITLGLNIFALYIVRKYREQYE is encoded by the coding sequence ATGTCGGCAACTTGGATTTTCCTGATCGTTCTGGCGCTCGCCGTCGTCGGCTACGTTCTCGGACGCGGGCGTGCGATGCGCTCTGCCGACGGGAACAGTCGTAATCTTCATTCGCTGCCGTCCTATTACGGCTTCAACACCGCGCTGTTCGTGCTGGTGCCCGCGCTGCTGCTGCTGGGCGTCTGGCTGATCGCGCAGCCTGCGGCCATCCAGTATCGCGTCGCCGACCTGATCCCGGCGGCCAGCTATGAAAACAGCGGTCAGCTTAACCTGATCATGTCCGACGTGCGCCGGGTCGCCGACGGGCTGGACCTGGCGGTCACACGCGGGGCCCTGACCGCGGGCGCGGCAGATGCGCTGGATGCCGGCTCCACCGACGTGCGCGGCACGCTGGCCCAGGTCGGTGTCGCCCTCGGATCGGATGTGGACAACGCGACGTTGAACGCCGCGCAACGCTACCGTGAACTGAACACCCTGGGCAGCACCGCGCGCAGTGTCGTCGTTTTGCTATTGGCGCTGGCCGGGCTGGGCTATGCGCTCAGCCGGACCAACCGTGACTTCCGCGCCCGCAATTCGGTCGAGAAGGTCGTGATGGCGCTGCTGATCGCCGCCGCCTCCATCGCCATCCTGACCACCGTCGGCATCGTCCTGTCGCTGGTCTTCAACACCATCGAGTTCTTCCGCCTTTATCCGGCCGACGAGTTCTTCTTTGGCCTGACCTGGAGCCCGTCCTTCGGCGGCGGCTCGGAGCTGGGGATTCTGCCGCTGTTCTGGGGCACGTTCTACATCTCCATCCTGGCGCTGCTCGTGGCGGTGCCGATCGGGCTGTTCGCCGCGATCTACCTGTCCGAATACGCCAGCCCCACAACCCGCGCCTTTGCCAAGCCGCTCCTGGAGGTCCTGGCGGGCATCCCGACCATCGTCTACGGCCTTTTCGCGCTGCTGACCGTCGGTCCGATGCTGCTCAAGGCATTCGGAGAACAGGGCGGCCTGGGCTGGATGCAGGGCGGCACGGCGGTGATGACGGCGGGGTTGGTGATGGGGATCATGCTGATCCCTTTCGTGTCCTCCCTGTCGGATGACATCATCAACTCGGTGCCGCAATCCATGCGCGACGGCTCCCTTGGGCTGGGCGCGACGAAATCCGAAACGATCAAGCAGGTGGTGATCCCCGCGGCCCTTCCGGGTATCGTCGGCGCCATCCTTCTGGCCGCCTCGCGCGCCATCGGCGAAACCATGATCGTGGTGCTGGGGGCAGGGGCCGCGGCCCGATTGTCGATGAACCCGTTCGACGCCATGACCACCGTCACCGCCAAGATCGTCAGCCAGTTGACGGGGGATGCCGATTTCGCCTCTCCCGAGGCGCTGGTGGCCTTTGCCCTGGGCATGACGCTCTTCGTGATCACCCTCGGGCTGAACATCTTCGCGCTCTATATCGTGCGCAAATACCGGGAGCAGTACGAATGA